The genomic DNA GAAAGCCCAGGCCTGCCTTGCTTACTTTAAGTTACATCTGTACAACAACACACAAGTGATTTCCCAACTTAGTGACTACAGGTAATTAACCTGCAAAACTGAATGCTGAATTCCTAACGTTTTAAGTGCCAGAGCCCAAGTCTAGTGCTAGGTAAGTATGTATACATTAGGTTATGCCCTGGCCCTTTGAACTCCTAACTGTTTACTTAGTATCTGTAGAATTACCAATCCCTAAGGTTCTTTTTAAATGATGctacttctgatccttctgcctctgcctcccgaattcTGGGATTGCAAATTATATCCCACCATGTCCAGTTCCGCCACTGGGgactggacccagggcttctcggGTTGGGCAGGCACTTCACCATCTAAGCTACCTCCTTCCCTAAAATGAACCTTCCATCAGGAGTATTCTGTGATTTATAGAGAAGGATAGTGACCTATTCAAGCTGGGTAAGAATGAAGTTCACTTCACAGGAGGAACACAGCTACCTGGAGGAGAATAAAAGTATTAAAGCTCAGGCCCAGTCCCTTGCCAATCCTTCAAGAGACGGGCAAAATCTCCAAAGTCTATTTCTGAAGGAGCTATACATCTCTTAGTCTACGACAAAAAGATGAAATTACAAACATGCAACTATTCAAATACTTCAATCTAATTCTTTTACCAGTAAAAATTAATTCATCATGCAGACAACTTTTCTCTTGCTTGAGCCGAATGATCTCTTCTCGCTGTTCATTGTTTTCGGTTGTCTTCTCATTTAGATCCTCTtcacagacagaaggaagaaaaatccTCAAGTAAATACCAGCCTCCTAGGAAACACAGACACTACACAAAAAATCCACGTCCTCAGCAGCTCTGAGGACCCTGTTGGGTCTACAGTCAACACGTGTTGGACCATTCACTACCTCTGCCTGGCCTCTCTTGCTACAAACCAAGGGACacagagaaatctttaaaaataaaaactccttGTGTCATTTCTTGGTAAGGAGCCCTCCTTGCTGTACTCAGGATGAAACCCAAATTCCTTACTGTAAACAGCAAGGCCCACAGTGACACGacgccctccctgccccctccctttctctcagcTCCTTGACTGCCTccgggagaaagaagaaagaacttgGGTTCCGTTCTCCATTCTTGGTGAAGAGCTTCTTCACCTCTTGGAATTCAGAATTCTCTCTGGAGAGGACTTACCCTAGCTCTGCACATGGAGCACTTCCATCTACAGCTTGGGTTTCTGAAGGAACAGCAAAGTGCTTCCCTGAGCCTCCTGAGAGGCTGCCCAGGAGGCTGGGGAACCCTCATTCACCGACAGGCCAGCTGGTCAATAAGAAGTGTTCTCGGCTCCCATGGATTTGGGACTGGTGTCTTAATGGGAATAGTCTCGTGGGACATGAACCTGTGGAATCTGCCACTAACTCCAGGTACTCAGATCACATCACAAGCATCAAACTGAATTGTCTGTGTACCCAACCCATAAAGGAAAATAGAGTTCCTTTTTCcaagaaggaaacaaacaaacccagaatgTCCCCACTTCCAATCCATTCTAGGCCTTCTGATTTGTTCCTCCTGTTTTCTGCCTAGAATTCTCAGTCAGGTTCTGGCTAGTTCTGTCTACACTCCAGTCATAGCTCAATGCTAACTCTTCAAATTTACTTTCTCCGTCAACCTGAACTAAACAAGtttctctcccttgctctctgttctacttcccattactctacttttaaaatgttttaataaggctggaggggtggctcagtggttaggagcaccaactgctcttccagaggtcgtgagttcaattcccagcaaccgcatggtagctcacaaccatctgtgatcagatctgatgccctcttctggtgtgtttgaagacggcatagataaagtaaataaatatatcttttttaaaagtaattaaataaatcCTGGGTTAATCAAGTACTCATAATGCATAAGTATTGACACAACAGACTTCTACTTGAACATCTAACTTGGCCCATGCACACACTCAATAAACACTGATGATCCACAGTGTTCAACCTACTGTTGGTGCTGTGCTCacccaaagacagagagacacaatcTGTCCCCAATACTGTCACGAGGCTTATGGAATGATGGCTTTAGCTGACATTATAAATGGAGACAGGACTTGAGACCATTGGTGAAGTCATGGTGAGCCCAAGACTGTAAACATGCTGTGTCATTTACGTTATATTGGTCAAGATAAAATGTCAGATTTGGGGTATGGCTGAGACAGGGTCACATGTAGCCTAGGTTCAGCTTTGCAGGCTGTGTGgtggaggatgactttgaaataatgatcctcctgcctaccTGGGAAGTGCTGGTGTCTGACTACTTTACTCTGCCTGGCTCTATCTCAGAGCCTCCCAGTTAAAAGTTTAGTTTGACGACAGATAACAAGCCTCTCCACATTCTGCTCATGCTGGAAGCAGAACAGGTCTGGTGAGAAGCCTGGCAGGTCCAGGCTAAAACAACCAACGTATTTGGACCAACTCGGTAACTGGAGTTTAACAACTGCTGCACTTACACTGCTGTTGGTCATTACACAGCATGCCTCGGCAACAGCTACCTGATACGGACAATGAAAAATATGATTCAGGGTTAGAGATTCTGTAAGTATAAGGCCCCAGCCAGGTTCAGGCCtcatctctaaaaaaaaaaaaaaaaaaaaaagatgcagcctAACcacaattttgttattttatatcaCAGAATGTATGGCATTAATTCTATATAAATGAAGCAGATGTTACATGTTAGGATCTATAGGCAGGAATAAACAAACCCCTCTCAGTATAACACTAAGGGACTCAGATAAAGCAGTAAATTCCAGAGACAATGCACTACTGTCTCACACTGTCATTTCCTTACCTCTCAGTTTATTGACCTCAATCCTCAGAGCCTTCAACTTCTGCTTATAATCTTGCTTTTCCTTCACAACACAAGTCTCTGCCATCTTAGCGTCACGCAAAGCGTGCTCTAACAGCTTAAATTTACCAGAACAGTCTGAAATGTGATTGACCGCTTCAATAATATCTTTGTCCTAGAAACCAAGGGAACAGTTAAGGCACATTTTAAATTCCAACTAATCGGTACAATCGTTCCTGCTGAGACTAAACTGGGTTCTGAggttatttctcttttttaagatttatttatttattatatataagtacactatagctgtcttcagacacaccagaagagggagggcTAAAGATGTACCTCAGTAGTAGAGTGTTTACCTAGCAAACCAAAGGCTGTGGGGCCAGCCCCCAGCACCATAAATAAGCaaatttgtattaaaaaaaaaaacaataacccAAACAACAAAAGTCTGTGACTAGACcagtttaaaataataagcaattAAGCCAATTACAAGAAATAATTTCTTCAATCCATGTCAGCCTTAAACAAGTTTAGGAGTTCCTTACTCTGTCTTTCCAAGTGTGTCCTGATAAGCATGTGCTTCTAGCAGAGACCATTTTCCTCAAAACAAAACTCTGACCATGGCAGCTCCGCATTCTGCATCTTTATGAATGCACTGTTCTAACAGGGAGGACTATGGTGGCGACTATTTTAACTAGAGCTAATTCTACAAATTTggtattttctctttaattttcacAAAGTTTGCCCATGATCATGTCCTAGTGTTAATGTCAGGAAGGCAATGGCACGCATCTGCAAATGTCCCAAGTGCACCGACATCATCCCCCTGCTCAGCACCTGCCAAAGGCATATGAGGCAGAGGAGCACACGCTCCCCCGTCCTCGTCCCCCCACCCCAAGGAGACCATGCTTCACACTCCACCCACTAGCGTCTGATAGCTTCcagttttccatttgttttttggtttggtttttcttttttttctttcttttttttttttttttttggttctttttttcggagctgggggccgaacccagggccttgtgcttcctaggtaagcgctctaccactgagctaaatccccagcccctggtttggtttttcaagacagagtttctctgtgtagctctggctgctctggactctgtctgtagaccaagctggccttgaactcacagacatctgcctgcctctgcctccagagtgctgacaTTAGAGCCTTGCAgtaccactgcccagcttcctCCTGTTTAACAGAAGACGAGCAAGCATCTAACGGTCAGTATCTTCAGGAGAACCACCGCAGAGACCAGGGGAAATCCACGGAAACGCAGTCAGAGGCACTGGGAGCACCGTGTAAGCCCCGTGTCCCTTTCGTCTTTGAGAGCAGAGGATGAAGCGAGCAACACTGGCGGCTGTGCTTCTGGGGGCTAAGGACTGGGGAGGAAGGATGCCGTGGGTGAGCTCTGCAGCAGGAGTGCTCTGGAAGTGGTGTGTGCGTTTTAGTTACCTTCAGCTTTATCATGGTAGTGAGAGCCTGCTCTCTAGCTTGCAACTGTCCTACCTGAGCAGAAAGGTCCACTAACGTGCTGCTGAGATTTTCATTTCTAGCCTGCAAGAGAACAACACAGAAAACACTCAGTGAGTCTGTTAACTCTTCCACTGGCTACCAACCACAATCGACATTCATCTCTAGTTGTGTTAATTTAACATGTTTCAGGAACAATGTGGGTGAAGTAACAATCATAAAAAGGAATGCAAACACCTATTCCTCTATTAGCTCCAGCTTCCTCTCGATACTTAGCGGTTGTTCTAACTTGTACTGATTTAGGTCATAGTTATAagcatttctttttaagtaaaatcattctgttttaattaataaacaaataaaacatcacaagcttccttaaagaggaagcaaCTCATTTCCAGACAGAGTTTGTCTGGGTcgtcctgggtgtcctggaactcactctgtagaccagacttgcTTCTAATtcacagagatcggcctgcctctgcctgctgggtGCTGATGTTAGAACGTGCTCCGCCACACCTGGCTGCACATTGTTTTTAACATCTAGGCTACAAATCCTTACAACTGGGTTTGGCTCAATATGCCAATATACATTTGCCCAAATCCTATAGAAAGTAAAACACAAAGGTGAGCTGTTACATAAACTGGATGTGGGGTGATAAGAGTGAGCCCCCATGCACTCCCCAGTTGCAATGAATAGACCACCGTGATGCAGTGCCTCAGAAGTGGGGGTACTGTGTATGTGGATACAGCAGACATGGGAACTCTGTACTTTCCACTCAGTTTTGCTATGACCCTAAAACTGCGCTAAAATATAAGGCTCAGCTGATAGTGGCACACACTGTAACGATTGCATTCAGGAGGCGACAGCAGGAAGATTAATAGTTTTGCGAACAGCTTACTAGGCTACATAGTCTATaaaaaagaaggcaggcaggcagggagggagggagggaggtaggaaggaaggcaggaaggaaggcaggaaggaaggaaggagggagtgagtgaggaaggaggaaggaaggaaggagggagggagtgagtgaggaagaaggaaggaaggcaggcaggcaggcaggcaggcagggagagaaAACCCAATTTACCCATTTTACCCCAGATGTGCTCCTTGCTTTGGTATGGGTGTTTGTTGTATCGACAGACCTTAGGTCAATCTCAGTACTTCAGCACTAGCTAGAGGAGACTTAGGGAGacatgtttcaaaataaaaattaaaaaaaagttcttggaatgtaaaatatttgcctcatggaggccctgggtttaatcttcactacaggaaagagagggagaggaggggagacagaaatAGGGGAGGGATGAgaaaggcaaagaaaggaagtggaGGGGAGGGAGTCAGAATCTAGAAAGCCATATTTGAAGCTCTCAAAACTTGAAGGTTCTTATCTCAGACTTCGAGAAAGGGGtaggaaggcaggtacaagatagaacgaggcctggcattgaacgagaaggaaggatgggtgtaGGGAGAAAGTTTttgagaggaggagactggaagaggcaggaagaagagtggagagaacatggaggctgatgttaagattcctctctgcacatttacaggttgttatgaatgttcttaagggatggatgtgcacaggactttgtatgtttaggtgggcaattatatcttctCAATTGGAccagagattattgtgttgtgtgttctttcgtgtggtgatttaagttcaagagagtatgtggtggctggagacactagatcaccatggaattgggatgcatatttctggcatggtggcagcctgccttgggaactaggtaggtagagagattgctgccggctcagagagaagccatcggcagtgtgatatgggatggagcatagcgggtgagatgctttgctgactgagatgaaggtatCTACCAGATGTCTtgtggcactgtggtgctggatctagtgcggggtaaaagacagcattttattttctataattttatagcaacagaACGGTGTTCTGAAATAACCCCTTGTTATTAAAATGCACAATGCTTCTAAACCAAACAGCAGAACCCTTTGTTTATGGACTGATGGAACAGTATCTCCGACACAGAGCAATGCTGTGCAGCTAGCCAGAGAGCAGGGAGAACACACACGCcacgtttacacacacacacacacacacacacacacacacacacacacacctgtttttttttttgtttttttttttttccttttttttcggagctggggactgaacccagggccttgcgtttgctaggcaagcgctctaccgctgagctaaatccccaaccccacacatctGTTTTTAATGAGGAGATTTGAAGTTAATTTTTCTGTAACTGAAACCCAGAATTCAGACTAATAAAGTTCTTCGAAAACTGAAACCAACCTCAAGGTCTTCTGAGAGGAGGGCAGAATGGGTGGCCTTTTGAGCCATTTCCTGAAGCTGTTGCTGAGTCTTCTGAAGCGCCGTCTGACACTCCATCTGATTGGACTCAAGCGTTTTGACCTTCTTCATGAGTGACTTGATTATGTCAGTTCTTTTATGCAGCTCACCTGAGGGAAATGCCAGTCACGGTGTCTGTACTGAGACGTAACAGGCAGCATTTTCAAAACCAGTGATTATAAAGTAAAGGTCTGTTGAgcatttctaaaacattttacTGTGAAATGTACAATACCATATGTTGTCCAGAAGTAAACACTGGCACCGACCTGGAAGCCTACCTACACATAATCTCTGTTaatttccactttcttttttttttttaaaggtttattcattgattatatataagtacactgtagctgtcttcagatgcaccagaagagggcatcagatctctttacagatggttttgcGCCACcacgtgattgctgggaattgaactcatgacctctggaagagtagtcagtgctcttaaccactgagccatctctccagccctaatttccACTTTCTAAGCAACTGCCCAGATCTTAGAATAATCGCTCCCTTGCTGCCCACCCACTCCCCATGCTAAGGATGGTAGGCCAGGCACCTGTCCACCACTGAGCTCCACTCCAGGACAACATCCTTGCTTTTACTATTATTGTTCTCCTACCTATCTCTGCGTCCACCCCCAAAGTATAATCTGACCTACATGCAAACAGAATTATACTCAGGAGTTGGTCTCTTCATTTGTAAGACCCTGAAAGCCGCCAAAGTTTTAACTTGTGTTTATCACTAACGCTGCTACATGATGGCCTATTAAACTATAATAGCAACGTGTATGTATCTGCTTTGGGTGACTATCTATGTTGGGCCCACTTTGCAGCTGTTAAATGGTGCTGCTCTGGATATCCTCTGATGTGTATCTTAGGGTATTTCTGCTTTGCTAATCAAAATGTGGTCCTTAAACCTGCATCACTAGTTCCATTGGGGACATTGCTAGAAATGCAGTCCTAACACAGTCATGGTGTTGCATCTTTCCCAGCACCCTAGCACTAGGTCAGTGAAAAACAGTAAGATTAGGGGTTCAAGATCATCCTTTGCTAAAAAGAAAGTCCAAACCAGCCTAAACGACAGAATACTCTATcccaaaaattaaaagtaaataaaaggcaGAGTGCTGAAGAAGACTCGGCAGTTAAAAGCTTAGTCTGCTCTTACTGAGGACTCAAGTTTCATTCCTAGTACCGGCACtctgtggctcacaactgctctAGAGGGTCAGACTGTCACCAGGCCCCTCGGGCATCAGTACTGACCCGcgtgcacacacccacaaacacacataacaaTAAAGGCGGGAGAGGttgctctgtggttaagagcatttgttgctttcGCAGACCTAGACTTGGTCCCAAATATTCACTTGGCAGCTCCCAGTTCCCTGTatgtccagttccaggtgatccaacaccctctcctggcctctgagggcaccagacacatatatggcacacatacatgcatccacacgtagcactcacacacataaataaaaataacaaatgccagtctacaaagtgagttccaggacaaccaggactacatagagaaatcttgcccccctcccccccaaaaaaga from Rattus norvegicus strain BN/NHsdMcwi chromosome 12, GRCr8, whole genome shotgun sequence includes the following:
- the Ccdc62 gene encoding coiled-coil domain-containing protein 62 isoform X10, giving the protein MRDFEGTASWAVALPPPLRPSTYGVSEVTRSWHQLSVRERASSMNPSTTLYRRQNIGSEVESSTIEKQRKELQLLIGELKDRDKELNDMVAVHQRQLLSWEEDRQKVLTLEERCSKLEGELHKRTDIIKSLMKKVKTLESNQMECQTALQKTQQQLQEMAQKATHSALLSEDLEARNENLSSTLVDLSAQVGQLQAREQALTTMIKLKDKDIIEAVNHISDCSGKFKLLEHALRDAKMAETCVVKEKQDYKQKLKALRIEVNKLREDLNEKTTENNEQREEIIRLKQEKSCLHDELIFTVEREKRKDELLDIAKSKQDRTNSELQNLRQKLEVSEEPNENTTLVSH